A region of Osmerus eperlanus chromosome 9, fOsmEpe2.1, whole genome shotgun sequence DNA encodes the following proteins:
- the snapc1b gene encoding snRNA-activating protein complex subunit 1b, which yields MEATRYCKEQVNADIEDILSRFQQTESVRYEQFSAIWKEMKFSSIFYGRLEINETRSFSRVILSTAFSYLLPPYTFQIRVGGLYLLYGLFNSQLITPREKIRLALKDWEDIKKFEQDAINAQHFDVVYIYRKLLAEKAFHFTATPVPLCFQVKKKTKRQELCEEFMDRAMRPQELVSMDMLEEVSNVHQHYEQLKTAISSTPGQPDPELRLVNKDLVPHLRNAVVEYYQWQSKRGSQDRDDPVYEDGGEGPSEQQECSRRALLLASIKSKSYGQQVEASKSRRHRQVETVTNARETEPRVKSRKTFSWKEKEFKRRIRTLKQKTCNALKLTDEHKDDQLNLTKPWCLTEAEAKIIIATKNRNRFRW from the exons ATGGAGGCAACAAGGTATTGCAAAGAGCAGGTAAATGCGGACATTGAAGACATTCTGAGTCGCTTTCAGCAAACGGAGTCGGTGCGATATGAGCAGTTCTCGGCGATATGGAAAGAGATGAAATTCTCATCTATATTTTA TGGCAGATTGGAAATTAATGAGACGAGAAGTTTTAGTCGCGTAATACTGTCCACAGCCTTCAGCTACCTGCTTCCACCGTACACCTTTCAGATAAGAGTTGGGGGACTTTACCTGCTCTACGGGTTGTTCAACTCCCAACTGATTACTCCGAGAGAAAAG ATAAGGCTCGCACTGAAAGATTGGGAAGACATAAAGAAGTTTGAACAGGATGCAATCAATGCTCAGCACTTTGATGTTGTGTACATCTACAGGAAGCTCCTTGCAGAGAAAGCTTTCCACTTCACTGCCACTCCCGTGCCT CTGTGTTTCCAGGTGAAGAAGAAAACCAAACGGCAGGAGCTTTGTGAGGAATTCATGGACCGAGCGATGCGGCCTCAGGAACTGGTCAGCATGGATATGCTGGAG GAGGTGTCCAACGTGCACCAACACTATGAGCAGTTAAAGACGGCTATTTCATCCACACCTGGACAGCCAGACCCCGAACTGCGTCTGGTTAACAAAGACCTGGTTCCACATCTTCGCAACGCAGTGGTGGAGTACTACCAGTGGCAGAGTAAAAGG GGATCTCAAGACAGAGATGATCCAGTTTACGAGGATGGCGGTGAGGGGCCTTCAGAGCAGCAAGAG TGTTCTAGGAGAGCTTTGCTTTTAGCATCTATCAAGTCTAAGTCATACGGACAGCAGGTGGAG GCCTCCAAGTCTCGGAGACATCGTCAGGTGGAGACGGTGACGAACGCCAGGGAGACAGAGCCGAGGGTGAAAAGCAGGAAGACCTTCTCATGGAAGGAAAAGGAATTCAAAAGAAGGATTAGAACACTGAAACAGAAGACCTGTAACGCCCTGAAACTCACAG ACGAACATAAGGATGATCAATTGAATCTCACCAAACCATGGTGCCTGACCGAAGCAGAAGCCAAAATTATTATAG CCACGAAAAATAGAAATCGATTCCGATGGTGA
- the hif1aa gene encoding hypoxia inducible factor 1 subunit alpha a codes for MDTGIVPEKKRVSSERRKEKSRDAARCRRGKESEVFYELAQELPLPHSVSSNLDKASIMRLTISYLRMRKMLNTVEPAEVEESELDCQLNGSYLKALDGFLMVLSDDGDMIYLSDSVNRCLGLAQFDVTGHSVFDYTHPCDQEELREMLVHRTGSSKKSKEQTTERSFFLRMKCTLTSRGRTVNVKSATWKVLHCSGHVKLYETPAEQGSCGHKEPPVPFLVLVCDPIPHPSNIEVPLDTKTFLSRHTLDMKFTYCDERITELMGYDPEDLLNRSVYEYYHALDSDHLTKTHHNLFAKGQVITGQYRMLAKKGGFVWVETQATVIYSSKNSQPQCVVCVNFVLSGIQEEQLILSLEQTGAVRPVKQELVQEKEVEEETAVEEVEEVVVEEEEEESSSQTDVSLEEPKSPELDVIKMFTQTVEPSSLTSLYDRLKGKPEALTQLAPAAGDAIIHLDFSCPDIHLQEVPLYNDVMLPSTSEKLALSPLRPSEPLSPPSLVVPRQEDFPFPVSSAPETSSSPGSNSLERSPAEPDSPLDFCFSMDSDINSAFKLDLVGKLFAIDTEPKTPFTAQAMDDLDLEMLAPYIPMDDDFQLRTLSPDEPLSCSPSQHLEGSPLSLAHEVSYPGSPFSAPSRTASPAPPPPETTEHLHLVTKTQRAPQLDSEISLRTLATHNAQRKRKLDTVTSLSQMMGLGMVLPGLAEQGKKPKVSETCRPETLSHRTILLLPTDLASRLLGCSSEGSTSPLTLPQLTRDDCEVNAPVLDRQHLLQGEELLRALDQVI; via the exons ATGGACACAGGAATTGTCCCCGAAAAGAAAAG gGTGAGCTCCGAGCGCAGGAAGGAGAAGTCTCGCGACGCGGCGCGATGCCGCCGGGGGAAGGAGTCGGAGGTGTTCTACGAACTGGCCCAGGAGCTGCCCCTGCCTCACAGCGTCAGCTCCAATCTGGACAAGGCCTCCATCATGAGGCTCACCATCAGCTACCTGCGCATGAGGAAGATGCTCAACACAG tcGAACCGGCTGAAGTGGAGGAGTCAGAGCTGGACTGCCAGCTGAACGGCTCCTACCTGAAGGCTCTGGACGGCTTCCTCATGGTGCTGTCGGACGACGGAGACATGATCTATCTCTCCGACAGTGTCAACAGGTGCCTGGGCCTGGCACAG TTTGACGTGACAGGACACAGTGTGTTTGACTACACACACCCATGTGaccaggaggagctgagggaaATGCTGGTTCATCGAACAG gatcttctaaGAAGTCCAAGGAACAAACCACTGAGCGCAGCTTTTTCCTGCGCATGAAATGCAccctcaccagcagggggcgcacTGTCAATGTCAAATCGGCAACATGGAAG gtgctCCACTGCTCAGGCCACGTGAAGCTGTACGAGACCCCAGCGGAGCAGGGCTCGTGTGGGCACAAGGAGCCCCCTGTGCCCTTCCTGGTGCTCGTCTGCgaccccatcccccacccctccaacaTCGAGGTCCCACTGGACACCAAGACCTTCCTGAGCCGCCACACTCTCGACATGAAGTTCACCTACTGTGACGAGAG gatcacagagctgaTGGGCTACGATCCCGAGGACCTGTTAAACCGCTCAGTGTACGAATACTATCACGCCCTGGACTCAGACCATCTCACCAAGACCCATCACAACT TGTTTGCTAAGGGCCAGGTCATCACAGGCCAGTATCGCATGCTGGCCAAGAAAGGAGGCTTTGTGTGGGTGGAGACACAGGCCACAGTCATCTACAGCAGCAAGAACTCCCAGCCacagtgtgtggtctgtgtcaaCTTTGTTCTCAG TGGCATCCAAGAGGAGCAGCTGATTTTGTCTTTGGAGCAGACAGGCGCCGTCAGGCCTGTGAAGCAGGAGCTCGttcaggagaaggaggtggaggaggagacagctgtcgaggaggttgaggaggtggtggtggaggaggaggaggaagagagcagcaGCCAGACAGATGTGTCTCTGGAGGAGCCCAAAAGCCCTGAGCTGGACGTGATCAAGATGTTCACCCAGACTGTGGAGCCCTCGTCCCTGACCAGCCTGTACGACAGGCTGAAGGGGAAGCCTGAGGCCCTGACCCAGCTGGCCCCGGCTGCTGGAGACGCCATCATCCACCTGGACTTCAGCTGCCCCG ACATCCATCTGCAGGAGGTTCCCCTCTACAACGATGTGATGCTGCCCTCCACCAGTGAGAAGCTGGCCCTGTCCCCTCTGCGCCCCAGcgagcccctctctcccccctccttagtGGTCCCCAGGCAGGAGGACTTCCCCTTCCCAGTGTCCTCTGCTCCAGAGACCTCCAGCTCGCCAGGCAGCAACAGCTTGGAACGCAGCCCCGCAGAG CCCGACAGCCCGCTGGACTTCTGCTTCTCCATGGACTCCGATATCAACTCTGCGTTTAAGCTCGACCTGGTGGGGAAGCTGTTCGCCATCGACACGGAGCCCAAGACTCCTTTTACCGCGCAG GCCATGGATGACCTGGATCTGGAGATGCTGGCCCCCTACATCCCCATGGATGATGACTTCCAGCTGCGCACCCTGTCCCCAGATGAGCCCCTGTCCTGCAGCCCCTCCCAGCACCTGGAGGGTTCCCCTCTGAGCCTGGCTCACGAGGTCAGCTACCCCGGCTCTCCCTTCAGCGCTCCCAGTCGCACCgcctcccctgcacccccacccccagagacAACAGAACATCTTCATCTTGTCACCAAAACCCAGAG GGCCCCCCAGTTGGACAGTGAGATCTCCCTGAGAACTCTGGCCACCCACAACGCACAGCGGAAGAGGAAGCTGGACACCGTGACCTCCCTGTCCCAGATGATGGGGCTG GGCATGGTGCTCCCGGGCCTGGCTGAGCAGGGGAAGAAGCCCAAGGTGTCTGAAACGTGCAGGCCAGAGACGCTGTCCCACAGGACCATACTGCTCCTGCCTACAG accttGCCAGCCGTCTGCTTGGCTGCTCATCCGAGGGCAGCacctcccccctaaccctcccccagCTCACCCGCGACGACTGCGAGGTCAACGCCCCCGTTCTGGACCGCCAGCATCTGctccagggggaggagctgctGCGAGCTCTGGACCAAGTCATCTGA
- the prkcha gene encoding protein kinase C eta type isoform X2: MKFNGYLKLRIGEAVDLKPTKFSLRHAIIFNKPPATLDPYIVIKVDEFKIGQTHTKQKTNMPTYNEEFSLNVNDGKLIELAVFHDAPIGYDDFVANCTILFEDLIKTSNTETFEGWVDLEPEGKVFIHISLTGSFIDDDATAKEKPYKQFTRERQGAVRRRIHQVNGHKFMSTFLRQPTFCFHCKEFIWGVFGKQGYQCQVCACVVHKRCHQHVVTECPRMKKPAKEPTINQGFSINVPHKFNIHNYKSPTFCDHCGSLLWGLVKQGLHCKICKMNVHIRCKGNVAPSCGVNSVELANKLAEMGLQAGGMSKRNSMTNSACGDQARASSVRRESTQSQQHTRRLGISDFMFLQVLGKGSFGKVMLARMCGGERVFAVKVLKKDIILQDDDVECTMTEKRVLSLASCHPYLTQLHCCFQTPDRLFFVMEFVNGGDLMFHIQKSRKFEEGRARFYTAEITSALMFLHSKGIIYRDLKLDNVLLDKDGHCKLADFGMCKEGMLDGLATGTFCGTPDYIAPEILQELLYGPSVDWWALGVLLYEMLSGHAPFEAENEDDLFESILNEEIIYASWLSVDAVNILKAFLTKNPARRLGCVAAEGGENAVTSHTFFSDIDWEKLNRRELEPPFKPRIKTSEDVNNFDPDFTQEEPTLTPIDDPLIPSNNQEDFQDFSFTSPEMLED, translated from the exons ATGAAGTTCAACGGGTATTTGAAACTCAGAATTGGAGAGGCTGTGGACCTCAAACCCACGAAGTTCTCCCTTCGCCACGCAATAATTTTTAACAAGCCGCCTGCCACACTGGACCCTTACATTGTGATAAAAGTGGACGAATTCAAGATTGGGCAAACCCATACAAAGCAAAAAACCAACATGCCAACCTACAACGAAGAGTTCTCTCTCAATGTTAACGATGGAAAACTAATAGAGCTGGCTGTCTTTCACGACGCTCCTATAGGATACGATGACTTTGTTGCAAACTGCACTATCCTGTTCGAAGACCTGATTAAAACTTCCAACACGGAGACTTTCGAGGGATGG GTGGACCTGGAGCCAGAAGGCAAGGTGTTCATCCACATATCGCTCACAGGATCCTTCATCGATG ACGACGCCACGGCGAAGGAGAAGCCCTACAAGCAGTTCACCAGGGAGCGCCAGGGGGCGGTGAGACGGAGGATCCACCAGGTCAACGGACACAAGTTCATGTCCACCTTCTTACGGCAACCCACCTTCTGCTTTCACTGCAAGGAGTTCATATg GGGTGTGTTTGGAAAGCAGGGCTACCAGTGTCAAG TGTGCGCCTGTGTGGTGCACAAGCGCTGTCACCAGCATGTTGTGACAGAGTGTCCACGGATGAAAAAGCCGGCCAAGGAACCG accatcaacCAAGGCTTCAGCATCAATGTGCCTCACAAGTTCAACATCCACAACTACAAGTCTCCCACCTTCTGTGACCACTGTGGTTCTCTGTTGTGGGGCCTGGTCAAACAGGGACTGCACTGCAAGA TCTGTAAGATGAACGTCCACATCCGCTGCAAGGGCAACGTGGCGCCCAGCTGTGGGGTGAATAGTGTGGAGCTGGCCAACAAGCTGGCGGAGATGGGGCTGCAGGCAGGGGGGATGTCCAAACGCAACTCCATG ACTAACAGTGCGTGCGGCGACCAGGCGCGGGCCTCCtctgtgaggagggagagcaccCAGTCCCAGCAGCACACCAGGAGGCTGGGGATCTCCGACTTCATGTTCCTCCAGGTCCTGGGCAAGGGCAGCTTCGGCAAG GTGATGCTGGCGCGGATGTGCGGGGGGGAGCGGGTGTTTGCTGTGAAGGTGCTGAAGAAGGACATCATCCTGCAGGACGATGATGTGGAGTGTACCATGACTGAGAAGAGGGTGCTGTCTCTGGCCAGCTGCCACCCCTACCTCACACAGCTCCACTGCTGTTTCCAGACCCCg gaCCGCCTGTTTTTCGTGATGGAGTTTGTGAACGGAGGGGACCTCATGTTCCACATCCAGAAGTCCAGGAAGTTCGAGGAAGGCCGAGCTCGCTTCTACACCGCCGAGATAACCTCCGCTCTGATGTTCCTGCACAGCAAGGGCATCATCTACAG AGATCTAAAGCTGGACAATGTGCTCCTTGATAAAGATGGACACTGTAAACTGGCAGATTTTGGCATGTGTAAGGAGGGCATGCTTGACGGTTTGGCTACGGGTACATTCTGTGGCACACCTGATTACATAGCTCCAGAG ATCCTTCAGGAGTTGCTGTACGGGCCGTCCGTTGACTGGTGGGCTCTCGGTGTGCTCCTCTACGAGATGTTgtcaggccacgcccccttcgAGGCAGAGAACGAGGACGACCTGTTTGAGTCCATCCTGAATGAAGAGATCATCTATGCATCTTGGCTGAGTGTCGACGCCGTGAACATCCTGAAAGCT TTCCTGACCAAGAACCCTGCCCGGCGTTTGGGCTGCGTGGccgcagagggaggagagaacgcTGTGACTTCCCACACTTTCTTCAGCGACATTGACTGGGAGAAGCTGAACCGCAGAGAGCTGGAACCCCCATTCAAACCCCGGATC AAAACATCTGAAGATGTCAACAACTTTGACCCAGACTTCACCCAGGAGGAGCCCACCCTTACTCCCATCGACGACCCCCTCATACCCTCCAACAATCAGGAAGATTTCCAGGACTTTTCCTTCACCTCTCCGGAGATGCTGGAAGACTAG
- the prkcha gene encoding protein kinase C eta type isoform X1, producing MKFNGYLKLRIGEAVDLKPTKFSLRHAIIFNKPPATLDPYIVIKVDEFKIGQTHTKQKTNMPTYNEEFSLNVNDGKLIELAVFHDAPIGYDDFVANCTILFEDLIKTSNTETFEGWVDLEPEGKVFIHISLTGSFIDDDATAKEKPYKQFTRERQGAVRRRIHQVNGHKFMSTFLRQPTFCFHCKEFIWGVFGKQGYQCQVCACVVHKRCHQHVVTECPRMKKPAKEPTINQGFSINVPHKFNIHNYKSPTFCDHCGSLLWGLVKQGLHCKICKMNVHIRCKGNVAPSCGVNSVELANKLAEMGLQAGGMSKRNSMVTNSACGDQARASSVRRESTQSQQHTRRLGISDFMFLQVLGKGSFGKVMLARMCGGERVFAVKVLKKDIILQDDDVECTMTEKRVLSLASCHPYLTQLHCCFQTPDRLFFVMEFVNGGDLMFHIQKSRKFEEGRARFYTAEITSALMFLHSKGIIYRDLKLDNVLLDKDGHCKLADFGMCKEGMLDGLATGTFCGTPDYIAPEILQELLYGPSVDWWALGVLLYEMLSGHAPFEAENEDDLFESILNEEIIYASWLSVDAVNILKAFLTKNPARRLGCVAAEGGENAVTSHTFFSDIDWEKLNRRELEPPFKPRIKTSEDVNNFDPDFTQEEPTLTPIDDPLIPSNNQEDFQDFSFTSPEMLED from the exons ATGAAGTTCAACGGGTATTTGAAACTCAGAATTGGAGAGGCTGTGGACCTCAAACCCACGAAGTTCTCCCTTCGCCACGCAATAATTTTTAACAAGCCGCCTGCCACACTGGACCCTTACATTGTGATAAAAGTGGACGAATTCAAGATTGGGCAAACCCATACAAAGCAAAAAACCAACATGCCAACCTACAACGAAGAGTTCTCTCTCAATGTTAACGATGGAAAACTAATAGAGCTGGCTGTCTTTCACGACGCTCCTATAGGATACGATGACTTTGTTGCAAACTGCACTATCCTGTTCGAAGACCTGATTAAAACTTCCAACACGGAGACTTTCGAGGGATGG GTGGACCTGGAGCCAGAAGGCAAGGTGTTCATCCACATATCGCTCACAGGATCCTTCATCGATG ACGACGCCACGGCGAAGGAGAAGCCCTACAAGCAGTTCACCAGGGAGCGCCAGGGGGCGGTGAGACGGAGGATCCACCAGGTCAACGGACACAAGTTCATGTCCACCTTCTTACGGCAACCCACCTTCTGCTTTCACTGCAAGGAGTTCATATg GGGTGTGTTTGGAAAGCAGGGCTACCAGTGTCAAG TGTGCGCCTGTGTGGTGCACAAGCGCTGTCACCAGCATGTTGTGACAGAGTGTCCACGGATGAAAAAGCCGGCCAAGGAACCG accatcaacCAAGGCTTCAGCATCAATGTGCCTCACAAGTTCAACATCCACAACTACAAGTCTCCCACCTTCTGTGACCACTGTGGTTCTCTGTTGTGGGGCCTGGTCAAACAGGGACTGCACTGCAAGA TCTGTAAGATGAACGTCCACATCCGCTGCAAGGGCAACGTGGCGCCCAGCTGTGGGGTGAATAGTGTGGAGCTGGCCAACAAGCTGGCGGAGATGGGGCTGCAGGCAGGGGGGATGTCCAAACGCAACTCCATGGTA ACTAACAGTGCGTGCGGCGACCAGGCGCGGGCCTCCtctgtgaggagggagagcaccCAGTCCCAGCAGCACACCAGGAGGCTGGGGATCTCCGACTTCATGTTCCTCCAGGTCCTGGGCAAGGGCAGCTTCGGCAAG GTGATGCTGGCGCGGATGTGCGGGGGGGAGCGGGTGTTTGCTGTGAAGGTGCTGAAGAAGGACATCATCCTGCAGGACGATGATGTGGAGTGTACCATGACTGAGAAGAGGGTGCTGTCTCTGGCCAGCTGCCACCCCTACCTCACACAGCTCCACTGCTGTTTCCAGACCCCg gaCCGCCTGTTTTTCGTGATGGAGTTTGTGAACGGAGGGGACCTCATGTTCCACATCCAGAAGTCCAGGAAGTTCGAGGAAGGCCGAGCTCGCTTCTACACCGCCGAGATAACCTCCGCTCTGATGTTCCTGCACAGCAAGGGCATCATCTACAG AGATCTAAAGCTGGACAATGTGCTCCTTGATAAAGATGGACACTGTAAACTGGCAGATTTTGGCATGTGTAAGGAGGGCATGCTTGACGGTTTGGCTACGGGTACATTCTGTGGCACACCTGATTACATAGCTCCAGAG ATCCTTCAGGAGTTGCTGTACGGGCCGTCCGTTGACTGGTGGGCTCTCGGTGTGCTCCTCTACGAGATGTTgtcaggccacgcccccttcgAGGCAGAGAACGAGGACGACCTGTTTGAGTCCATCCTGAATGAAGAGATCATCTATGCATCTTGGCTGAGTGTCGACGCCGTGAACATCCTGAAAGCT TTCCTGACCAAGAACCCTGCCCGGCGTTTGGGCTGCGTGGccgcagagggaggagagaacgcTGTGACTTCCCACACTTTCTTCAGCGACATTGACTGGGAGAAGCTGAACCGCAGAGAGCTGGAACCCCCATTCAAACCCCGGATC AAAACATCTGAAGATGTCAACAACTTTGACCCAGACTTCACCCAGGAGGAGCCCACCCTTACTCCCATCGACGACCCCCTCATACCCTCCAACAATCAGGAAGATTTCCAGGACTTTTCCTTCACCTCTCCGGAGATGCTGGAAGACTAG